Proteins co-encoded in one Brassica rapa cultivar Chiifu-401-42 chromosome A02, CAAS_Brap_v3.01, whole genome shotgun sequence genomic window:
- the LOC103853270 gene encoding glycosyltransferase family protein 64 C3 produces the protein MDQIGTSNAFFSIWFLLFLALSVTPLVFSRTLSADPDPCDAMKLRDFQKLRSDQITVLINGYSESRIPLLQSIVAAYSGSSIVSSILVLWGNPTTPAQLLDHLYHNLTRYSLGTASISLIQQPSSSLNARFLPRPSVDTRAVLICDDDVEVDKKSLEFAFSVWKSNPDRLVGMFVRSHGFDLQGKDWIYTVHPDKYSIVLTKFMMMKQDYLFEYSCNGGVEMEEMRGVVDTMRNCEDILMNFVAADKLRAGPVMVGAERVRDWGDARNDEEEQEQVENGVREAGLSSRRVEHRKRRGKCIREFHRVMGKMPLMYSYGKVVNSVGEQGLCRKSGKLVFCDRD, from the coding sequence ATGGATCAAATCGGAACTAGCAATGCCTTCTTCTCCATCTGGTTTCTTCTCTTCCTTGCGCTCTCTGTTACGCCACTCGTGTTTTCGCGCACTCTCTCAGCTGATCCGGATCCGTGTGATGCAATGAAACTTAGAGATTTTCAGAAACTCAGATCGGATCAGATCACCGTCCTAATAAACGGTTACTCTGAGTCCCGTATTCCTCTTCTCCAATCCATCGTGGCCGCGTATTCAGGATCCTCAATCGTCTCCTCAATCTTAGTCCTCTGGGGTAACCCTACCACACCTGCTCAGCTACTTGACCACTTATACCACAACCTCACTCGTTACTCGCTTGGCACAGCTTCCATCTCTCTGATCCAGCAACCATCGAGCAGCCTCAACGCGAGGTTCCTCCCTCGCCCTTCCGTAGACACTCGTGCTGTTTTGATATGCGATGATGACGTGGAGGTGGACAAGAAGTCGCTGGAGTTCGCGTTTTCCGTGTGGAAGTCGAACCCTGATCGTTTAGTAGGAATGTTTGTGAGATCGCACGGGTTTGACTTGCAGGGGAAAGACTGGATCTACACTGTTCACCCGGATAAGTACTCCATCGTCCTCACCAAGTTCATGATGATGAAACAAGATTATCTTTTCGAGTATAGCTGCAATGGAGGTGTGGAGATGGAGGAGATGAGGGGGGTTGTGGACACGATGCGTAACTGCGAGGATATACTGATGAATTTTGTAGCTGCGGACAAGTTGAGAGCAGGTCCAGTCATGGTGGGAGCAGAGAGAGTTAGGGATTGGGGAGATGCGCGTAATgacgaagaagaacaagagCAAGTGGAGAATGGAGTGAGAGAAGCTGGGTTGAGTAGTAGAAGAGTGGAACACAGGAAGAGAAGAGGCAAGTGCATTAGGGAGTTTCATAGAGTTATGGGGAAGATGCCGTTGATGTATAGTTATGGTAAGGTTGTTAACTCTGTTGGGGAACAAGGGCTGTGTCGTAAATCCGGAAAGCTTGTCTTTTGTGACCGAGATTGA